A genomic stretch from Malus domestica chromosome 15, GDT2T_hap1 includes:
- the LOC103431366 gene encoding 2-alkenal reductase (NADP(+)-dependent)-like — protein sequence MAASTEGVISNKQVILKDYVTGFPKESDMQLTTATTKLKLPEGSKGVLVKNLYLSCDPYMRSRMTKREPGASYVDSFDAGSPIVGYGVAKVLESGDPKFKKGDLIWGMTGWEEYSVITSTESLFKIQHIDVPLSYYTGILGMPGMTAYAGFYEICNPKKGETVFVSAASGAVGQLVGQFAKLLGCYVVGSAGSKEKVDLLKNKFGFDNAFNYKEEPDLDAALKRYFPEGIDIYFENVGGKMLDAVLPNMRVHGRIAVCGLISQYNIDEPEGCRNLMYLIIKQVRMQGFLVFSYYHLYEKFLEMVLPAIKEGKLTYVEDVVEGLESAPAALIGLYAGRNVGKQVVVVSRE from the exons ATGGCGGCAAGTACAGAGGGAGTGATCAGCAACAAACAGGTGATACTGAAAGACTATGTGACCGGCTTCCCCAAAGAATCTGACATGCAACtcaccaccgccaccaccaaGCTCAAGCTTCCAGAAGGTTCCAAAGGGGTTCTGGTGAAGAACCTCTACTTGTCCTGCGACCCTTATATGAGAAGCCGCATGACCAAGCGTGAACCTGGCGCCAGTTATGTTGATTCCTTCGATGCCGGTTCG CCTATAGTCGGATATGGAGTCGCCAAAGTTTTGGAATCCGGGGATCCCAAGTTTAAGAAAGGCGACTTGATTTGGGGAATGACCGGGTGGGAGGAATACAGCGTCATCACTTCAACAGAGTCTTTGTTTAAGATTCAGCACATTGATGTGCCTCTCTCTTACTATACTGGAATTCTTG GTATGCCTGGAATGACTGCTTATGCTGGGTTTTATGAGATCTGCAATCCCAAGAAGGGAGAGACGGTCTTCGTTTCAGCAGCATCTGGAGCAGTAGGTCAGCTTGTTGGCCAATTTGCAAAGTTGTTGGGTTGCTATGTTGTTGGAAGTGCTGGAAGCAAAGAAAAG GTTGATCTGCTGAAGAACAAGTTTGGGTTTGACAACGCTTTCAATTATAAAGAAGAACCTGATTTGGATGCAGCTTTGAAAAG GTACTTTCCTGAAGGCATTGACATATACTTTGAAAACGTTGGGGGGAAAATGCTTGATGCAGTGCTACCAAACATGAGGGTCCATGGCCGGATTGCAGTTTGTGGGTTGATATCGCAGTACAACATTGACGAGCCTGAAGGTTGTCGCAATTTAATGTATCTGATCATTAAACAGGTTCGCATGCAAGGTTTCCTGGTTTTTAGTTACTACCATCTCTACGAGAAGTTTCTTGAAATGGTTCTGCCGGCGATAAAAGAAGGGAAGCTAACGTATGTGGAAGACGTAGTGGAAGGACTTGAGAGCGCTCCAGCCGCTCTGATAGGGCTCTATGCCGGCCGCAATGTAGGAAAGCAGGTGGTTGTGGTTTCCCGTGAATGA
- the LOC108173098 gene encoding uncharacterized protein — protein MKAHNPGIKILPQRHLQVLSGYAPRFSVFALARRTLLIAHIAFTHSTIGSQELKQFLVKMEVTSNKQVIRLPERIQTCNQSPRTCNGMTAYYSSRFASSAIVLGMNGVTAYTGFLTICSPEQGERVFVSAASGAVGQLLGQFAKLLGCYVVGTAGSKEKVDSLKNKFGFEEAFNYKEETNLVATN, from the exons aTGAAGGCACATAATCCCGGCATCAAGATACTTCCGCAGCGGCATCTTCAAGTCCTCTCGGG ATATGCTCCAAGGTTTTCGGTATTTGCTTTGGCACGGCGGACATTGCTGATTGCTCACATCGCATTTACACATTCCACGATCGGTTCGCAAGAACTGAAGCAATTTCTAGTAAAAATGGAAGTGACGAGCAACAAGCAGGTGATACGGCTTCCCGAAAGAATCCAGACATGCAATCAGTCACCGCGGACATGCAATGGTATGACTGCTTACTATAGCTCTAGGTTTGCTTCTAGTGCTATAGTTCTAGGCATGAATGGTGTGACTGCTTACACCGGTTTCTTAACGATTTGCTCACCGGAGCAGGGCGAAAGAGTCTTCGTCTCAGCCGCATCTGGAGCGGTTGGACAGCTTCTTGGCCAGTTTGCCAAATTGCTGGGTTGCTACGTTGTTGGAACTGCTGGAAGCAAAGAAAAG GTCGATTCGCTAAAGAACAAGTTCGGATTCGAGGAAGCTTTCAACTATAAGGAAGAGACCAACTTGGTTGCTACTAACTGA
- the LOC103431365 gene encoding 2-alkenal reductase (NADP(+)-dependent)-like: MAQVMSNKQVLLRDFVNGRSPTESDMYVTTNSISLKVPPQDSNTVLVKNLYLSCDPMMRFLIMKSDQRMSKYIYPSPGSPICGYGVAKVLDSSHPEFKEGDLVWGLTKWEEYSLLPNPESLIKIHHTDVPLSYYTGILGMAGKTAYAGFFEVCRPKKGEYVFVSAASGAVGQLVGQFAKLAGCYVVGSAGSKEKVDLLKNKIGFDEAFNYKEEHDLDAALKRYFPQGIDVYFEHVGGKLLDAVLLNMREHGRMAVCGMISQYNLPEPQGIKNVLQIGFKRLHIHGFTHRDYDHIVPEYYEFVLPYIRQGKLVYVEDIVEGLENGPAALVGLFNGRNVGKQVVALSDH, translated from the exons ATGGCACAAGTGATGAGCAACAAGCAGGTGCTTCTGAGGGACTTCGTTAATGGCCGGTCTCCTACGGAATCAGACATGTATGTCACAACTAATAGCATAAGTTTGAAGGTTCCTCCACAAGATTCAAACACGGTTTTGGTGAAGAACCTCTACTTGTCCTGCGATCCCATGATGCGATTTCTTATCATGAAATCAGATCAGAGAATGAGTAAATACATTTATCCTTCTCCTGGCTCT CCAATTTGTGGATATGGCGTGGCTAAAGTTTTGGATTCAAGTCATCCAGAATTTAAAGAAGGTGACTTGGTATGGGGGCTAACCAAATGGGAAGAGTACAGCCTCCTCCCAAACCCTGAAAGCCTCATCAAAATCCACCACACTGACGTACCCCTTTCCTACTACACTGGAATTCTCG GTATGGCCGGTAAGACTGCGTATGCGGGTTTCTTTGAAGTATGTCGACCTAAGAAAGGAGAGTACGTTTTTGTGTCCGCAGCATCTGGTGCAGTAGGTCAGCTCGTCGGACAATTTGCAAAATTGGCAGGTTGTTATGTCGTTGGAAGTGCTGGGAGTAAAGAAAAGGTTGATCTGCTGAAGAACAAGATAGGGTTCGATGAGGCTTTCAATTACAAGGAGGAGCATGATTTAGACGCAGCTTTGAAAAGGTACTTTCCTCAAGGAATCGACGTCTACTTTGAGCATGTTGGCGGGAAACTGCTTGATGCCGTGCTACTCAACATGAGAGAACACGGTCGCATGGCCGTGTGCGGAATGATTTCGCAGTACAATCTTCCCGAGCCTCAGGGGATTAAAAACGTGCTGCAGATTGGTTTCAAGCGGCTGCATATACACGGATTTACTCATCGCGATTACGATCACATTGTCCCCGAATACTATGAGTTTGTGCTGCCATACATCCGACAAGGGAAATTGGTGTATGTGGAAGACATAGTTGAAGGCCTCGAGAATGGTCCGGCAGCCTTGGTTGGACTCTTCAATGGTCGCAACGTTGGAAAACAAGTGGTTGCACTTTCTGACCACTGA
- the LOC139191647 gene encoding 2-alkenal reductase (NADP(+)-dependent)-like: MAASTEGVISNKQVILKDYVTGFPKESDMQLTTVTTKLKLPEGSKGVLVKNLYLSCDPYLRGRMTKREPGTSYIDSFNAGSPIVGHGVAKVLESGDPKFKKGDLIWGMTGWEEYSVITATESLFKIQHTDVPLSYYTGILGMPGMTAYAGFYEICNPKKGETVFVSAASGAVGQLVGQFAKLLGCYVVGSAGSKEKVDLLKNKFGFDNAFNYKEEPDLDAALKRYFPEGIDIYFENVGGKMLDAVLQNMRVNGRIAVCGMISQYNLDESEGCRNLMYLIFKQVRMQGFLVFNYYHLYEKFLEMVLPAIKEGKIMYVEDVVEGLESAPAALIGLFAGRNVGKQVVVVSRE, translated from the exons ATGGCGGCGAGTACAGAGGGAGTGATCAGCAACAAACAAGTGATACTGAAAGACTATGTGACCGGCTTCCCCAAAGAATCTGACATGCAACTCACCACCGTCACCACCAAGCTCAAGCTTCCAGAAGGTTCCAAAGGGGTTCTGGTGAAGAACCTCTACCTGTCCTGCGACCCTTATTTGAGAGGCCGCATGACCAAGCGTGAACCGGGCACCAGTTATATTGATTCCTTCAACGCCGGTTCG CCTATAGTCGGACATGGAGTCGCCAAAGTTTTGGAATCCGGGGATCCAAAGTTCAAGAAAGGCGACTTGATTTGGGGAATGACCGGGTGGGAGGAATACAGTGTCATCACTGCAACAGAGTCTTTGTTTAAGATTCAGCACACTGATGTGCCTCTCTCTTACTATACTGGAATTCTTG GTATGCCTGGAATGACTGCTTATGCTGGGTTTTATGAGATCTGCAATCCTAAGAAGGGAGAGACGGTCTTCGTTTCAGCAGCATCTGGAGCAGTAGGTCAGCTTGTTGGCCAATTTGCAAAGTTGTTGGGTTGCTATGTTGTTGGAAGTGCTGGAAGCAAAGAAAAG GTTGATCTGCTGAAGAACAAGTTTGGGTTTGACAATGCTTTCAATTATAAAGAAGAACCTGATTTGGATGCAGCTTTAAAAAG GTACTTTCCTGAAGGCATTGACATATACTTTGAAAACGTTGGGGGGAAAATGCTTGATGCAGTGCTACAAAACATGAGGGTCAATGGCCGGATTGCAGTTTGTGGGATGATATCGCAGTACAACCTTGACGAGTCTGAAGGTTGTCGCAATTTAATGTATCTCATCTTTAAACAGGTTCGCATGCAAGGTTTCCTGGTTTTTAATTACTACCATCTTTACGAGAAGTTTCTTGAAATGGTTCTGCCGGCGATCAAGGAAGGGAAGATAATGTATGTGGAAGACGTAGTGGAAGGACTTGAGAGTGCTCCAGCCGCTCTGATAGGGCTCTTTGCTGGCCGCAATGTAGGAAAGCAGGTGGTTGTGGTTTCCCGAGAATGA
- the LOC103431447 gene encoding acetolactate synthase small subunit 1, chloroplastic-like codes for MATISSAPIRTPNFSSSSSSSSSEHLQFVSFSETLSFPLTSSASRSISHSHGRPKQLAVSARSVDENIADNAFSSNGSPPSTARSKVRRHTISVFVGDESGMINRIAGVFARRGYNIESLAVGLNRDKALFTIVVSGTERVLRQVIEQLNKLVNVIKVEDISNEPQVERELVLIKVNSDPRYHAEIKWLVSIFRAKIVDISEHSVTIEVTGDPGKMVALQRNLSKFGIREVARTGKIALRREKLGASAPFWRYSAASYPDLERTVPVDALVGVENGLVNAESDVSSEGDVYPVEPSDTFTVKQVLDAHWGVLNDEDTNGLRSHTLSMLVNDVPGVLYILTGVFARRGYNIQSLAVGHAEVEGQSRITTVVPGTDESISKLVQQLYKLVDIHNVQDLTNLPFAERELMLIKIAADAVARRDVLDIGKIFRAKAVDVSDHTITLELTGDLNKMVALQRLLEPYGICEVARTGRIALVRESGVDSKHLRGYSLPL; via the exons ATGGCGACCATTTCTTCAGCTCCGATTCGCACTCCGAACTTCtcttcgtcctcctcctcttcctcctcggAGCACCTCCAATTCGTCAGCTTCTCTGAAACGCTATCGTTTCCTCTGACGAGTTCAGCTTCGAGATCAATAAGCCACAGCCATGGCCGCCCCAAGCAACTCGCCGTCTCCGCTAGAAGCGTCGACGAGAATATCGCCGATAACGCCTTCTCTTCCAACGGCTCTCCTCCTTCCACCGCCCGCTCCAA GGTGAGAAGGCACACGATTTCGGTGTTCGTTGGGGACGAAAGTGGAATGATAAATCGGATTGCGGGGGTGTTTGCGCGGAGGGGATACAACATCGAGTCCCTGGCTGTTGGTCTGAACAGGGACAAAGCTCTCTTCACTATCGTCGTCTCCGGGACCGAAAGGGTCTTACGCCAAGTAATCGAGCAGCTTAACAAGCTCGTCAATGTTATAAAG GTTGAAGATATCTCAAATGAGCCGCAGGTAGAGCGCGAACTAGTGCTTATAAAAGTAAATTCCGATCCAAGATATCATGCCGAG ATCAAGTGGTTAGTGAGTATCTTTCGAGCGAAGATTGTGGATATCTCGGAACACTCAGTAACCATTGAG GTGACAGGAGATCCTGGGAAGATGGTTGCTCTGCAAAGAAATTTAAGCAAGTTTGGGATCAGAGAAGTTGCCAGAACCGGAAAG ATTGCCTTGAGGAGGGAAAAGTTGGGTGCATCTGCTCCATTTTGGCGATATTCAGCAGCTTCATATCCTGATCTTGAGAGAACAGTTCCTGTTGATGCTCTTGTAGGGGTTGAAAATGGATTAGTTAATGCTGAATCTGATGTGTCTTCTGAG GGTGATGTTTATCCTGTGGAGCCATCTGATACCTTTACTGTCAAGCAAGTTCTTGATGCTCACTGGGGTGTTCTCAATGATGAAGAT ACTAATGGCCTTCGATCGCACACTTTATCCATGCTTGTAAATGATGTTCCTGGGGTTCTCTACATTCTTACTGGCGTTTTTGCTCGAAGGGGTTATAACATTCAG AGTTTAGCTGTTGGCCATGCGGAAGTTGAGGGGCAATCTCGCATTACTACTGTTGTTCCTGGTACAGATGAATCAATTAGCAAGTTGGTGCAGCAGCTTTATAAGCTTGTCGATATTCATAAT GTTCAAGATCTTACCAATTTGCCATTTGCTGAGCGGGAACTGATGTTGATTAAAATTGCTGCGGATGCTGTCGCTCGAAGAGATGTACTTGATATTGGCAAGATTTTTAGGGCCAAGGCTGTTGACGTTTCTGACCACACAATAACCCTTGAG CTTACGGGAGACTTAAACAAGATGGTTGCATTGCAGAGATTGTTAGAGCCCTATGGAATTTGTGAG GTGGCGCGTACTGGACGAATTGCACTGGTGCGTGAGTCAGGTGTGGATTCGAAACACCTCCGTGGATATTCTTTGCCTCTGTAG
- the LOC139191673 gene encoding NADP-dependent alkenal double bond reductase P2-like, whose amino-acid sequence MAASTKEVISNKQVVLTLPRDHVTGFPKESDMQLTTTTTKLKLPEGSKGVSMKNLHLYCDPCMRGRMTKHEPGTSYVDSFNADSVNHSSNCLTKSSSTVFNSPVDELLLQPNCLS is encoded by the exons ATGGCGGCGAGTACAAAGGAAGTGATCAGCAACAAACAGGTGGTACTGACTCTACCGAGAGACCATGTGACTGGCTTCCCCAAAGAATCCGACATGCaactcaccaccaccaccaccaagctCAAGCTTCCAGAAGGTTCCAAAGGGGTTTCAATGAAAAACCTACACTTGTACTGCGACCCTTGTATGAGAGGCCGCATGACCAAGCATGAACCGGGCACTAGTTATGTTGATTCCTTCAACGCCGATTCGGTCAATCACT CCTCTAACTGCCTTACTAAGAGCAGCTCCACCGTATTCAATAGCCCGGTGGACGAGTTGTTGCTCCAACCTAATTGCCTCAGCTAG